A window from Nitrospirota bacterium encodes these proteins:
- the lspA gene encoding signal peptidase II codes for MSGPVRYLLLALLSGVIVAIDQATKLSIMQSMRLNESIPIIPNLFSLTYIRNPGAAFGLLAGSSDAFRMVFFGITSLFALALLGTILFRLPQKDWKGQLSIAGILGGAIGNLIDRLRYGEVIDFLDVYVDTYHWPAFNVADSAISVGVVFLIIHFAFEKKDVPLATHESPPAS; via the coding sequence ATGAGCGGTCCCGTTCGCTATCTGCTCTTGGCGCTGCTCAGTGGGGTGATCGTCGCGATCGATCAGGCAACGAAGCTGTCCATCATGCAGTCGATGCGACTGAACGAATCCATTCCGATTATCCCCAATCTCTTCAGCCTGACCTATATCCGCAACCCCGGTGCGGCATTTGGGTTGCTGGCCGGCAGCAGCGATGCCTTTCGCATGGTGTTCTTTGGGATCACGTCGCTTTTTGCTCTGGCCCTACTGGGAACGATCCTCTTCCGGCTCCCGCAGAAAGATTGGAAGGGGCAGCTCAGTATTGCCGGGATCCTTGGAGGGGCGATCGGGAACCTGATCGATCGGTTACGATATGGCGAGGTGATCGATTTTCTCGATGTCTATGTGGATACATACCATTGGCCGGCCTTCAACGTTGCCGATTCTGCAATCAGCGTGGGGGTGGTCTTCTTGATCATCCACTTTGCCTTTGAGAAGAAGGATGTGCCGCTCGCCACCCATGAATCTCCCCCAGCTTCCTAG
- a CDS encoding DUF2024 family protein, with protein sequence MAQSQSDTVHVFDTWVRGTKGLLHFDVMTTDEATALTLAKKHLASIGEANVPVTVKECQFCHTEPLVMFSSEQQRQFREQGGFIITLST encoded by the coding sequence ATGGCTCAATCTCAATCCGATACGGTACATGTCTTCGACACCTGGGTCAGAGGGACAAAGGGACTGTTGCATTTCGACGTGATGACGACAGATGAGGCGACGGCACTGACACTCGCCAAAAAACACTTGGCGAGTATTGGGGAAGCCAACGTACCGGTGACGGTCAAGGAATGTCAGTTCTGCCACACCGAACCGCTTGTGATGTTTTCCTCCGAACAGCAACGGCAATTCCGTGAGCAGGGCGGGTTTATCATCACCCTCTCGACATAG
- a CDS encoding undecaprenyl-diphosphate phosphatase, producing MNEWGPGLATILGIVEGLTEFLPVSSTGHLILVGHFLGFEGDLAASADISIQLGAILAVIAYERHKLLSMIGLAAREQQNVSTMIRTRGTTPWLTILRTSWATHRNFWFLIGLGVAFLPAAAVGFLTHGWIKSHLFTPQTVAVSSIVGGLIILAVEARRDHARIHQLEQVSLASAFWIGVAQCASLLPGMSRSGSTIIGGLFVGLDRKVATEYSFFLALPTLITATCYQMWKSRDVFQQDDYLALGIGMVVSFVVAWIVIAAFLSFVKKHTLRPFAYYRILMGIAVFYIFGF from the coding sequence ATGAACGAATGGGGTCCTGGTCTCGCCACGATCTTGGGAATCGTGGAAGGGCTGACAGAATTCCTACCAGTCTCGTCCACCGGCCACTTAATCCTCGTCGGCCACTTCCTGGGGTTCGAAGGCGACCTCGCGGCCAGCGCTGACATTTCGATCCAACTTGGCGCCATCCTGGCCGTCATCGCCTATGAAAGACACAAGCTCCTGTCCATGATCGGACTCGCTGCCCGAGAGCAGCAGAACGTCTCTACCATGATCCGAACACGTGGAACGACCCCCTGGTTGACCATCCTACGGACCTCCTGGGCGACTCATCGGAACTTTTGGTTTCTCATCGGTCTCGGAGTCGCATTTTTACCGGCAGCCGCGGTCGGGTTCCTCACACACGGCTGGATCAAAAGCCATCTCTTTACACCCCAAACCGTGGCCGTCTCCTCAATCGTCGGTGGGTTGATTATTCTCGCCGTCGAAGCACGTCGAGACCATGCGCGAATCCATCAACTCGAACAGGTAAGCCTGGCGTCGGCATTCTGGATCGGCGTAGCCCAGTGTGCCTCACTACTCCCCGGTATGTCCCGGTCCGGTTCTACGATCATCGGAGGGCTCTTCGTAGGGCTTGACCGGAAAGTCGCAACAGAGTACTCTTTTTTCCTCGCACTCCCGACTCTGATCACGGCGACGTGCTATCAGATGTGGAAATCGAGGGACGTGTTTCAACAAGACGACTACCTCGCACTCGGGATCGGAATGGTCGTGTCGTTTGTCGTCGCGTGGATCGTGATCGCAGCCTTTCTCTCGTTTGTGAAAAAGCATACGCTCAGGCCCTTTGCCTATTACCGAATCCTGATGGGCATCGCCGTCTTCTACATCTTTGGCTTTTAG
- a CDS encoding efflux RND transporter periplasmic adaptor subunit, translated as MRRAALIIGVLAVGLAIGGYVVFNGERKAPVRYRSAPVERGPVISLVTATGTINPVVSVQVGTQVSGMIKSLHADFNSVVKAGDIVAVIDPEPFRAKRDQAASNLEMSKANVARVKTDLAQRKRELDRVKSLVAQQFVSQNDVDVAATNFQAAEAQMNVAGAQVKQAEAVLNAAELDLKYTVIRSPVNGIVVARNVEVGQTIAASFATPNLFLIALDLTKMQVDTNVSESDIGGITEGKEATFTVDAYPGHQFAGMIRQVRLAPINVQNVVTYNVVVSVDNEDLRLKPGMTANVSIVVAQRDDVLKVPNAALRFTPPSAGQGDRSMPSGKPAKEKGGEQTAAAGRGVVAPSRTVWKQGLSGELEPIRVQTGISDGLATEIVSQELSEGTPVVVGLDRPKGERSGSDLPPGFGSGGQRGSSRNRGM; from the coding sequence ATGCGCCGTGCTGCCTTGATTATCGGGGTTCTGGCTGTTGGATTAGCGATCGGAGGCTACGTCGTTTTCAATGGAGAACGGAAAGCTCCGGTTCGATATCGGAGCGCCCCGGTCGAACGAGGCCCGGTCATTTCGCTTGTGACTGCGACTGGTACGATCAATCCTGTCGTCTCAGTGCAGGTTGGGACGCAGGTCTCCGGCATGATCAAGAGCCTGCACGCAGATTTCAATTCCGTGGTGAAGGCCGGCGACATCGTTGCCGTGATCGATCCCGAACCGTTCAGAGCCAAGCGGGATCAAGCGGCCAGCAATCTTGAAATGTCGAAGGCGAATGTCGCAAGAGTCAAGACCGACCTGGCTCAACGGAAGCGCGAGCTCGATCGGGTGAAATCGCTGGTGGCGCAGCAGTTCGTCTCTCAGAACGACGTCGACGTGGCCGCGACGAACTTCCAGGCCGCTGAAGCGCAAATGAATGTGGCGGGAGCGCAAGTCAAGCAAGCCGAGGCAGTGCTGAATGCCGCAGAGTTGGACTTGAAGTATACCGTTATTCGCTCGCCGGTGAACGGAATCGTGGTTGCCAGAAACGTGGAGGTCGGTCAAACGATCGCAGCCAGCTTTGCCACACCGAACCTCTTTTTGATCGCGCTCGATCTGACCAAGATGCAAGTCGATACCAATGTGAGTGAGTCGGACATTGGAGGAATCACCGAAGGGAAAGAGGCGACCTTCACGGTTGACGCGTATCCAGGGCATCAATTTGCCGGCATGATCCGTCAGGTGCGCCTTGCGCCGATCAACGTGCAAAATGTGGTGACCTATAACGTGGTGGTCAGCGTCGACAATGAGGATCTTCGCCTGAAGCCGGGGATGACGGCGAATGTCTCCATCGTAGTGGCTCAACGAGACGACGTGCTCAAAGTGCCGAATGCCGCATTGCGATTCACTCCTCCGTCAGCGGGCCAGGGAGATCGTTCTATGCCTAGCGGTAAGCCAGCCAAAGAGAAGGGGGGAGAGCAGACAGCGGCAGCTGGCAGAGGGGTCGTGGCGCCAAGTCGTACAGTGTGGAAACAAGGATTGTCCGGGGAACTCGAGCCCATCCGTGTTCAAACTGGAATTTCCGATGGATTGGCAACAGAAATTGTGTCGCAGGAGTTGTCGGAAGGTACCCCGGTCGTCGTAGGTCTTGACCGACCAAAAGGCGAGCGGAGTGGAAGCGATCTGCCTCCAGGCTTCGGGAGTGGCGGACAACGGGGCTCCTCGCGCAATCGAGGGATGTAA
- a CDS encoding ABC transporter ATP-binding protein, translating to MPTLIQCEDVWKIYRVGDVEVQALRGLSVTIEQGEFVAIMGSSGSGKSTLMNILGCLDQPTRGHYRLNGIEVGNLKPDQLAGIRNQQIGFVFQSFNLIPRTSALENAQLPLFYRGLTLTEQRAQAAAALGRVGLQGREHHYPTQLSGGQQQRVAIARALVTSPSLLLADEPTGNLDTQSSQEIMKILETLNRDEGITIILVTHEMDVAAYAAREIVIKDGQVLSDRVTKPRPASSTVGV from the coding sequence ATGCCCACGCTCATCCAATGCGAAGATGTGTGGAAGATCTATCGGGTCGGCGACGTGGAAGTCCAAGCTTTGCGCGGCCTGAGTGTCACGATTGAGCAGGGTGAGTTCGTCGCCATCATGGGGTCTTCCGGTTCAGGAAAATCCACCTTGATGAATATTCTGGGTTGCCTTGACCAACCGACAAGGGGACACTATCGGTTGAACGGGATTGAGGTGGGCAACCTGAAGCCTGATCAGCTGGCCGGGATCCGTAATCAGCAGATCGGGTTCGTTTTTCAGAGCTTCAATCTCATTCCCAGAACCAGCGCACTCGAAAATGCGCAGCTCCCCCTGTTCTATCGGGGGCTCACGCTCACAGAGCAACGGGCGCAGGCCGCAGCGGCGCTCGGGCGAGTGGGGCTGCAGGGCAGAGAACACCATTATCCAACCCAATTATCCGGAGGGCAGCAACAACGTGTGGCGATCGCGAGGGCACTCGTCACGTCGCCCTCGTTGCTACTCGCCGATGAGCCGACCGGCAACCTCGATACCCAGTCGAGCCAGGAAATCATGAAGATCCTGGAAACACTGAACCGCGACGAAGGGATTACGATTATTCTGGTGACCCACGAGATGGATGTCGCGGCCTATGCCGCCCGCGAGATTGTGATCAAAGACGGACAAGTGTTAAGCGACCGCGTGACCAAACCGCGGCCAGCGTCCAGTACGGTTGGGGTCTAA
- a CDS encoding ABC transporter permease has translation MSAFVWLTILTALRILARNRMRAGLTMLGIVIGVGAVIAMVSIGEGAKRAVQAQIATMGTNVIVIFPGVSSASGVRGAQGSGVTLTVSDALDLKKRIPLLADTAWAKRDVMQIVYGNRNWNGTINGISPSYLTIRDWSYTSGGPFTQADLESAARVALIGQTVVENLFEPGEEPVGAVIRIKNVPFRVIGVLAPKGQSAQGADQDDVVFIPFSTAERKVFGTSFIGSVGAMFGSTDQVDDLPMAAEQIREVLRARHRLQADQSDDFTIRTQVDIGKVQEGASETLTMMLFAVASVSLLVGGIGIMNILLVSVTERTREIGVRMAVGAKRRHIMMQFLIEAVTLSLVGGALGIVLGIAGTKLTTLIAGWPTIISGNVIGIAFFFSLAVGLFFGLYPASKASRLNPIEALRYE, from the coding sequence ATGTCGGCGTTTGTGTGGCTCACGATTCTCACCGCGTTGCGGATCCTGGCTCGCAATAGAATGCGTGCTGGCCTCACGATGCTCGGGATCGTCATCGGCGTGGGCGCCGTCATTGCGATGGTGAGTATCGGCGAGGGCGCCAAGCGTGCTGTGCAAGCACAGATCGCGACAATGGGTACGAACGTCATCGTGATTTTCCCCGGGGTAAGCTCCGCAAGCGGGGTACGGGGAGCACAGGGGAGCGGGGTGACCCTTACCGTGTCCGACGCGTTGGACCTGAAAAAACGCATTCCCTTGCTGGCTGATACAGCCTGGGCCAAGCGTGATGTGATGCAAATCGTATATGGAAACCGAAACTGGAACGGGACGATTAACGGCATCTCGCCCAGTTACCTTACCATTCGAGACTGGTCCTATACGAGTGGTGGTCCCTTCACCCAGGCGGATTTGGAGAGTGCTGCTCGAGTGGCACTCATCGGTCAAACAGTCGTGGAGAATTTGTTTGAGCCAGGCGAAGAACCGGTGGGGGCGGTGATTCGGATCAAAAATGTGCCGTTCCGTGTCATTGGAGTTCTTGCGCCGAAAGGCCAGTCGGCACAAGGGGCCGATCAGGACGATGTGGTGTTCATTCCCTTCAGCACAGCGGAACGCAAGGTGTTCGGGACGTCGTTTATTGGGTCCGTCGGGGCGATGTTTGGCTCGACAGATCAGGTTGATGACTTGCCGATGGCCGCCGAGCAAATTCGAGAAGTGTTACGGGCACGGCACCGGCTTCAGGCCGATCAGAGCGACGACTTCACGATCCGGACGCAGGTTGATATCGGGAAGGTGCAGGAGGGCGCGAGCGAAACCTTGACGATGATGTTATTTGCGGTTGCCTCCGTGTCCCTGTTAGTTGGCGGGATCGGGATCATGAATATCTTGCTTGTCTCTGTGACAGAACGGACGAGAGAGATCGGAGTCCGCATGGCGGTGGGAGCTAAACGCCGGCATATCATGATGCAGTTCTTGATCGAGGCCGTAACCTTGAGCCTGGTGGGAGGCGCGCTGGGCATCGTACTCGGCATTGCCGGGACCAAGTTGACGACACTGATAGCCGGTTGGCCGACCATCATTTCCGGTAACGTCATCGGGATCGCGTTTTTTTTCTCACTCGCAGTCGGCCTGTTCTTCGGGCTGTATCCTGCCAGCAAGGCCTCTCGGCTGAATCCTATCGAAGCTCTCCGGTATGAATAG
- a CDS encoding RusA family crossover junction endodeoxyribonuclease, whose product MRLPLRTTPSSRMPASPSLHTPIGNHAVALTLPVPPSVNHQYATVNGRRLISSAGRAYKVQVGQLVWLKLAQSANRAHLLARLQSEWLALSIQFFFTSALRRDVDGGLKIAQDALCEGLGINDNRIVEIHLYKYIDKDNPRIEVHLTPTSRS is encoded by the coding sequence ATGCGTCTCCCCCTCAGAACGACGCCGAGTTCCCGCATGCCTGCGTCCCCATCTTTACACACACCGATCGGGAACCACGCGGTAGCCTTGACGCTCCCGGTGCCTCCCAGCGTGAACCATCAATATGCGACGGTGAACGGCCGGCGATTGATCTCTTCGGCTGGTCGCGCCTATAAGGTTCAGGTGGGGCAACTCGTGTGGTTGAAGCTGGCTCAGTCTGCTAACCGGGCTCACCTACTTGCGCGACTCCAATCGGAGTGGCTCGCCCTGTCCATCCAGTTCTTTTTCACCTCGGCCCTACGACGGGACGTCGACGGCGGACTCAAGATCGCACAGGATGCTCTCTGTGAGGGACTCGGCATCAACGATAACCGCATCGTTGAAATCCACCTCTACAAGTACATTGACAAAGACAACCCCCGCATCGAAGTGCATCTCACACCGACATCCAGGTCCTAG
- a CDS encoding cell division/cell wall cluster transcriptional repressor MraZ, which translates to MFAGEYLCKVDEKGRFIVPSPIREQVESEGQAVVFLKGPEESTLIYSMKEWEKVLERTKTTLDEDQSRLFMHFVVSEAGTSELDKAGRILIPSRLRKVIPLDEDQEIILVGLYHRMEIWNPSTWRRYISQSEERYEQNMSKILNLL; encoded by the coding sequence ATGTTCGCCGGGGAATACCTCTGCAAAGTAGATGAGAAAGGACGATTTATTGTCCCCTCGCCGATCCGGGAACAGGTCGAGTCGGAGGGACAGGCTGTCGTCTTCCTGAAAGGGCCGGAAGAATCGACGCTCATCTACTCGATGAAAGAATGGGAAAAAGTCCTCGAACGGACGAAAACCACCCTCGACGAGGACCAGAGTCGGCTCTTCATGCACTTCGTTGTATCAGAAGCCGGGACATCGGAACTCGATAAGGCCGGTCGCATCCTCATTCCAAGTCGACTCAGAAAAGTTATTCCGTTAGACGAAGACCAGGAAATCATTCTGGTTGGCTTATATCATCGCATGGAGATCTGGAATCCGAGCACGTGGCGACGCTATATCTCCCAATCTGAAGAGCGGTATGAGCAGAACATGTCGAAGATCCTCAATCTCCTCTAA
- a CDS encoding helix-turn-helix domain-containing protein has protein sequence MAREPKSELMTAEETCLYLKITQRTLYRYLRSRQIPAFKLGKEWRFVRSDLEQWIRGRTRTTLAS, from the coding sequence ATGGCCAGAGAGCCCAAGAGCGAGCTGATGACGGCGGAGGAGACCTGCCTCTATCTCAAGATTACCCAGCGTACGCTCTATCGTTACCTCAGGAGTCGCCAGATTCCCGCTTTCAAGCTAGGAAAAGAATGGCGCTTCGTACGCTCGGATCTCGAACAGTGGATTCGCGGTCGCACCAGAACCACGCTGGCGTCGTAA
- a CDS encoding zinc ribbon domain-containing protein produces the protein MPLYEYRCLDCKKRSTLLVMSLAHQAPAACSHCTSARVERILSRFASPKSEEARLEALADPGHLAGLDENDPKSMARFMKNMGEEMGEDLGDDVLEAMESGEAGGMESDGTDRQ, from the coding sequence ATGCCTCTGTACGAATATCGCTGTCTCGACTGTAAGAAACGGAGCACACTCCTCGTAATGAGTCTGGCTCATCAGGCGCCGGCAGCCTGCTCCCATTGCACGAGTGCTCGGGTGGAGCGAATCCTGTCACGATTTGCCTCGCCGAAATCCGAAGAGGCTCGCCTGGAGGCCCTGGCAGATCCCGGTCATCTGGCGGGGCTCGATGAAAATGACCCGAAGAGCATGGCCAGATTCATGAAAAATATGGGTGAGGAGATGGGGGAAGATCTTGGTGACGACGTCTTAGAGGCGATGGAATCCGGCGAAGCCGGTGGCATGGAATCGGATGGCACTGACAGGCAATGA
- a CDS encoding ComF family protein — protein MLRDTTQVRLTGWFRQAIRFVLPVECIACGRSLSTDPVPFFCAACWCTIHPFEQSACASCDQPFVSQAATNYTPNHQCQHCQEQPPDFQRAWTLFPYLPPLREAICSFKYRGKHTLAQPLARLMISALPSGLEVDVILPVPLHPIRLRAREFNQSLLLADQLGRYLALQVSATNLVRTAATEPQTTLTRQARLQNLKKAFAVRRPRDIAEKRVLLVDDVFTTGTTLNECAKALRKAGSGPVFALTLARTVDTDLVPDRHLAEQAAPPLTTIGI, from the coding sequence ATGTTGCGTGATACCACACAGGTTCGACTCACCGGATGGTTCCGCCAAGCCATCAGATTTGTGTTGCCGGTGGAATGCATCGCCTGTGGCCGGTCACTCAGCACGGACCCTGTGCCCTTCTTCTGTGCCGCATGCTGGTGCACCATCCACCCGTTCGAGCAGTCAGCTTGTGCAAGCTGCGATCAGCCATTCGTCTCGCAGGCTGCCACAAACTATACGCCAAACCATCAATGCCAGCACTGTCAGGAACAGCCACCGGATTTTCAAAGGGCCTGGACCCTGTTCCCTTACCTTCCGCCACTACGGGAAGCGATCTGCTCGTTTAAATACCGAGGTAAACATACGCTGGCACAGCCACTCGCGCGCCTCATGATCAGCGCTCTGCCAAGCGGACTCGAAGTCGACGTGATCCTTCCTGTGCCCTTGCACCCCATCCGCTTACGCGCCAGGGAATTCAACCAGTCTCTGCTGTTGGCCGATCAGCTCGGCCGGTATTTGGCCCTCCAGGTTTCAGCCACAAACCTCGTCAGAACCGCTGCCACCGAGCCCCAAACCACGTTAACGAGGCAGGCGCGGTTGCAAAATCTGAAGAAAGCCTTTGCCGTCCGAAGGCCACGAGACATCGCTGAGAAACGTGTCCTCCTCGTAGACGATGTGTTCACCACCGGTACGACGCTGAACGAATGTGCGAAGGCCCTACGAAAAGCCGGCAGCGGACCAGTCTTTGCCCTGACGCTGGCCAGAACCGTTGATACGGATCTGGTGCCGGACCGCCACCTTGCTGAGCAAGCGGCACCGCCACTGACAACCATAGGAATATGA
- a CDS encoding ABC transporter ATP-binding protein, whose protein sequence is MVRFDQVSKMYERGGETITGLDRVTIEVAKGDFCAFIGPSGCGKSTLLNLVAGLDRPTSGAIFLGGRSTSQFTSDDWTRIRRETVGIIFQAFHLIPGLTAAENVAFPLLLRGERGASVQARVEDVLELVSMKARRHHRPSELSGGEQQRVAIARAIVHQPQILLADEPTGNLDSQHGAEIIVLLRSLVERFHQTILLVTHSIAAAEAADYVWSMKDGQLVSRTQHDAVTVVA, encoded by the coding sequence ATGGTGAGATTCGACCAGGTATCGAAAATGTATGAGCGGGGTGGCGAGACCATCACTGGACTTGATCGGGTCACAATCGAAGTGGCGAAGGGAGACTTCTGTGCCTTTATCGGGCCCAGTGGATGCGGGAAAAGCACGTTGCTCAATCTGGTTGCCGGACTGGATAGACCAACCTCGGGGGCTATCTTCCTTGGAGGGCGGTCGACCAGTCAATTTACGAGTGACGACTGGACGAGGATCAGGCGAGAGACAGTCGGGATTATTTTTCAAGCCTTCCATCTGATTCCCGGGTTGACGGCGGCGGAAAATGTCGCCTTTCCCCTATTACTGCGCGGGGAGCGAGGTGCCTCGGTTCAAGCCCGCGTCGAGGATGTGCTCGAGCTGGTTTCGATGAAGGCGCGACGACACCATCGCCCCAGCGAGCTTTCTGGCGGAGAACAGCAGCGTGTGGCAATTGCGCGAGCGATTGTGCATCAGCCACAGATCCTTCTCGCAGACGAGCCGACCGGCAATTTGGATTCTCAGCATGGAGCCGAGATCATTGTCCTCCTCCGGTCGCTCGTCGAGCGCTTTCACCAAACTATCTTATTGGTCACTCACAGCATTGCAGCCGCAGAGGCTGCCGATTATGTCTGGTCCATGAAGGACGGGCAGCTCGTGTCGAGAACGCAGCATGACGCTGTCACGGTCGTGGCGTGA
- a CDS encoding dihydroorotate oxidase — protein MDLSTTIAGVRFPSCFMNASGALCVTREELLALGRSRAGAIVTKSMTLEPRDGNPTPRYYGFPGGSINSMGLPNLGYRVYASLIPELKTLGKPVIASVAGLCEDDFPTIAATINAAKPDLIEVNLSCPNIPGKPQIGYDTEASERLLKRVRKVITVPMGVKLPPYFDPAHHAAMGAVISRCGVDFLNLINSVGNGLVVDPEHEVVVIKPKGGFGGLGGMIIKPVALANVRAFWKIFEGRMPIIGTGGVVSGVDAFEHLLCGATAVQIGTVLVEEGVNVFGRLETELAGQLSKKGYTKLEDCRGRLKEL, from the coding sequence ATGGATCTTTCGACCACCATTGCCGGCGTGCGATTCCCTAGTTGCTTCATGAATGCGTCGGGGGCCCTCTGTGTCACGCGTGAAGAACTGCTGGCTCTCGGTCGATCTCGTGCCGGGGCTATCGTCACCAAATCGATGACGCTGGAGCCTCGCGACGGCAATCCGACACCCCGGTACTATGGATTTCCAGGCGGGTCCATCAATTCCATGGGCTTGCCGAATCTCGGGTACAGGGTGTATGCCTCGCTCATTCCTGAATTGAAAACGCTCGGCAAGCCGGTCATTGCCAGTGTGGCAGGTCTCTGTGAAGACGATTTTCCGACAATTGCCGCCACAATCAACGCGGCGAAGCCTGACTTGATCGAGGTCAATCTCTCTTGTCCCAACATCCCCGGCAAACCGCAGATTGGATATGATACAGAAGCATCCGAACGTCTGTTGAAACGGGTCCGCAAGGTCATTACGGTACCGATGGGGGTCAAGCTGCCTCCCTACTTCGATCCGGCCCATCACGCAGCGATGGGAGCCGTGATCAGCCGTTGCGGGGTCGATTTTCTCAACCTGATTAACTCGGTCGGCAACGGGCTCGTCGTCGATCCGGAGCATGAGGTAGTCGTCATCAAGCCGAAGGGTGGGTTCGGCGGCTTGGGTGGCATGATCATCAAGCCGGTGGCGCTGGCCAATGTGCGGGCTTTTTGGAAGATTTTCGAAGGACGCATGCCGATTATCGGGACCGGGGGAGTCGTCAGCGGCGTGGATGCATTTGAACATCTGCTCTGTGGTGCGACGGCCGTGCAGATCGGAACAGTTTTGGTCGAGGAAGGGGTCAACGTATTCGGTCGGCTGGAAACGGAGCTGGCGGGACAGCTCAGCAAGAAAGGCTATACGAAGTTGGAGGATTGCCGGGGAAGACTAAAAGAACTGTAG
- a CDS encoding response regulator transcription factor, translating into MGARTVLSRKVQPLQEEIDADLLTPRQSDILRLVSIGHTNREIAEVLEISVRTVEVHRFNLMRRLNVRNVAQLLRRALQLGLLAKTFGAK; encoded by the coding sequence ATGGGTGCGAGAACTGTTCTGAGCCGAAAAGTCCAGCCGCTACAGGAAGAGATCGATGCCGATCTCCTCACACCTCGGCAGAGTGATATTCTTCGCCTGGTGTCGATCGGCCACACAAACCGCGAGATTGCGGAGGTCCTGGAAATCAGCGTGCGCACAGTCGAAGTACACCGATTCAACTTGATGCGACGTTTGAATGTACGAAATGTTGCACAGCTGCTCAGACGAGCCCTGCAGCTGGGTCTCCTGGCCAAGACGTTCGGCGCCAAGTAG